In Oscillospiraceae bacterium, the genomic window GCGGTCTTGACCGGGCAGCGCGGATAGCGCCCGCCCTCGGCCCGCACCGTACTGGTCAGGATACGGGTGGGGTGGGTCAGTTCTTCCTTGCCATAGGCGGCACCGTTGGGGCAGGCATTGCCGGTTACATTATAATCGTTTTCCGGGTCCACCTGCAAGTGGCAGCCACGGGGGCAGCAGATACAAATGATCTCACACTTTTTGTTCATTTT contains:
- a CDS encoding DUF1667 domain-containing protein, which produces MNKKCEIICICCPRGCHLQVDPENDYNVTGNACPNGAAYGKEELTHPTRILTSTVRAEGGRYPRCPVKTAQAVPKEKIVQVMAALDGVTLHAPIRTGQVVLTDVCGTGVDVVATRDL